One Drosophila kikkawai strain 14028-0561.14 chromosome 3L, DkikHiC1v2, whole genome shotgun sequence genomic window carries:
- the Ssk gene encoding protein snakeskin yields the protein MVSVETVGSIFIKALKLIINLVIIFLYRWGDGGEFLGIGGTWNLNEEKSADAEIVASGVMVGFLIYTGCHTIAYAFGTTKHKGELCDTIMNVVGCIMWIAVGGVALHYWKGYMSDEGFLYVNSERQVGIAMGSLCVIEGALYLLDTVLACIHYSKGDTDYTQ from the exons ATGGTATCCGTGGAGACAGTTGGTTCTATTTTCATCAAGGCCCTGAAGCTG ATCATCAACCTGGTGATCATCTTCCTCTACCGCTGGGGCGATGGAGGCGAGTTCTTGGGCATCGGTGGCACTTGGAACCTGAACGAGGAGAAGAGCGCCGATGCGGAAATTGTGGCCTCGGGCGTTATGGTGGGATTCTTGATCTACACAGGATGCCATACGATTGCCTATGCCTTTGGCACTACCAAGCATAAGGG AGAACTCTGTGACACCATCATGAACGTGGTTGGCTGCATCATGTGGATCGCCGTAGGCGGAGTTGCTCTGCATTACTGGAAGGGATACATGTCCGACGAGGGATTCCTGTACGTCAACTCGGAACGCCAAGTGGGCATTGCCATGGGATCGCTGTGCGTCATTGAGGGCGCACTGTATCTGCTGGACACCGTGCTGGCCTGCATACACTATTCGAAGGGCGACACCGACTATACCCAGTAA